The following coding sequences lie in one Zingiber officinale cultivar Zhangliang chromosome 2B, Zo_v1.1, whole genome shotgun sequence genomic window:
- the LOC122049226 gene encoding chaperone protein dnaJ 11, chloroplastic-like, whose protein sequence is MAHALFSFPTHFLASPRAHAASRPSFVGSAGAAAAAASPASLYEVLGVPANATNCEIKASYRRLALECHPDVGAPAEEFLRLHAAYATLADPDKRADYDRQRMAPDQHLLRRRYTYESTSSSMSRGNCRRTWETDQCW, encoded by the coding sequence ATGGCGCATGCTCTATTCTCCTTTCCCACCCACTTCCTCGCTTCGCCACGAGCCCATGCCGCATCGAGGCCCTCATTCGTCGGCTCTGCCGGAGCTGCAGCAGCAGCAGCCTCCCCGGCGTCACTCTACGAGGTCCTCGGCGTCCCCGCTAACGCCACAAACTGCGAGATCAAGGCTTCGTACCGGCGGCTGGCGCTCGAGTGCCACCCTGACGTCGGCGCACCCGCCGAAGAGTTCTTGCGCCTCCACGCCGCCTACGCTACGCTCGCCGATCCCGATAAGCGCGCCGACTACGACCGGCAGCGGATGGCGCCGGATCAACATCTCCTGCGGAGGAGGTATACGTACGAAAGCACGAGCTCGTCGATGTCGCGGGGAAACTGCCGGCGGACGTGGGAGACGGACCAGTGTTGGTAG